Proteins co-encoded in one Nicotiana sylvestris chromosome 7, ASM39365v2, whole genome shotgun sequence genomic window:
- the LOC138873906 gene encoding secreted RxLR effector protein 161-like, whose product MESIPYSSIVGSLMYAQTCTGPDISFAVGMLGRYQSNPGIDHWKAAKKVLRYLKGTKDYMLMYRRSKHLKVVGYSDSDFAGCIDTRKSMFGYLFQLAEGTISWKSAKQSVIATSTMEAEFVACFEATIHALWLRNFISGLGVVDTITKPLKIYCDNSAAVFFSKNDKYSQGAKHMELKYFTVKEEVQKQRVSLEHIRTDLMIADPLTKGLQPKIFKEHVHRMGLGCTYD is encoded by the coding sequence ATGGAATCAATTCCTTACTCTTCAATTGTTGGTAGTCTGATGTATGCTCAGACTTGCACAGGACCGGATATTAGTTTTGCGGTCGGAATGCTAGGAAGATATCAGAGTAACCCAGGAATTGATCATTGGAAAGCTGCAAAGAAAGTTTTGAGGTACCTGAAAGGAACGAAGGATTACATGCTCATGTATAGGAGATCCAAGCATTTGAAAGTTGTTGGATACTCGGATTCAGATTTCGCTGGATGTATTGACACTAGAAAATCCATGTTTGGTTATTTGTTCCAATTAGCTGAAGGAACAATTTCGTGGAAGAGTGCCAAACAGTCTGTTATTGCTACATCCACGATGGAAGCAGAATTTGTGGCATGTTTTGAAGCCACAATTCATGCATTATGGCTGCGAAACTTTATTTCAGGACTTGGGGTTGTCGACACCATTACCAAGCCGCTGAAAATTTACTGTGATAATTCTGCAGCAGTATTCTTCTCCAAGAACGATAAGTACTCCCAAGGTGCCAAACATATGGAATTGAAGTACTTTACCGTCAAGGAGGAAGTTCAGAAACAAAGAGTGTCACTTGAGCATATTAGAACTGATCTCATGATTGCAGATCCGTTAACGAAAGGTTTACAACCAAAGATATTTAAAGAACATGTACATCGAATGGGTCTTGGCTGTACTTATGATTGA
- the LOC104246089 gene encoding uncharacterized protein — protein MSKFLVLFLILTETFVYLAMAENATNFASSPASSPSLSIRKLGKHHQEEGRNNFSKEVGSPHQQEINEVDEAHEIKIKHHHLIDKSIFGGGIILGGLATTFFVAIFCYIRATRRKHIEPSSPSASSSAA, from the coding sequence ATGTCtaagtttcttgttcttttcTTGATCCTAACAGAAACATTTGTGTATCTTGCCATGGCTGAAAATGCAACAAATTTTGCAAGTTCTCCTGCTTCTAGTCCATCACTTTCGATTCGAAAACTTGGAAAACATCATCAAGAAGAAGGGAGGAACAATTTTTCTAAAGAAGTTGGTTCTCCACATCAACAAGAGATTAATGAAGTTGATGAAGCTCATGAAATCAAGATTAAGCATCATCATTTAATTGATAAGTCAATTTTTGGAGGTGGAATTATTCTTGGAGGCTTAGCAACAACATTCTTTGTGGCAATTTTTTGTTACATTAGAGCAACTAGAAGGAAACATATTGAGCCAAGTTCCCCTAGTGCTTCTTCCTCAGCAGCATAA
- the LOC104246088 gene encoding uncharacterized protein has protein sequence MATETVNPKAYPLADSQLTTTIMDLVQQAANYKQLKKGANEATKTLNRGISEFVVMAADTEPLEILLHLPLLAEDKNVPYVFVPSKQALGRACGVTRPVIACSVTSNEGSQLKSQIQQLKDAIEKLLI, from the exons Atg GCAACAGAAACTGTGAACCCAAAGGCATACCCACTTGCTGATTCGCAGCTTACAACGACTATAATGGATTTGGTTCAACAAGCTGCTAACTATAAGCAGCTTAAAAAGGGTGCTAATGAAg CCACAAAGACACTAAACAGAGGAATTTCAGAATTTGTTGTAATGGCAGCAGATACTGagccccttgaaatccttcttcacctTCCGCTCCTTGCTGAAGATAAG AATGTGCCCTATGTCTTTGTCCCTTCAAAGCAAGCTCTTGGCCGGGCATGTGGTGTCACCCGACCTGTAATTGCTTGTTCAGTGACAAGCAATGAGGGAAGCCAGTTGAAATctcaaatacaacaattaaag GATGCCATTGAAAAGCTTCTCATCTAA